TGGTCATTCCACTGCGCGCTTAGCGGAATTACCGAGTTGATTATTCGTGTTTATCTGCTTGCACTGAGCGAAGCGAATGTGTGTCCAAGAATTGATAGATTTGATTGATAGGAACTATACCGGCCATGGTAGTAACGAGTTGTCCTTGATATGTCTTAACCCATACTGCTATTCCGATTACTTCATAGGTTCGGGCATCGTAAACCGGGCCGCCTGAATTACCCGGTAATATTGGGCTTGACACTTCCCAGGAATCAGTATTGACAGCGGATATAATCCCCTGTGATGGCCGAGGTTTAAGCCCCAGAGAGCACCCCACGGTGTAAATCGGGGTGAAGAGGTAGGCAATGTAACTCTCCGGGGCAAGGCGTGCGGAATATACAACAATGTCATTGCGAGCGTCAGCGAAGCAATCTCTATTAATTCGTAATAACGCTAAATCATTATCAGTGTCAGTTATAACTACCGTTGCTGTGATATTAGTGAAATCATACAGTTCTACATCAACGACACTCTGGTCTTCTACCACATGCGCCGCCGTTAAGATATAGGTTTGGGTATGACTAATGACTACGCCAGACCCGGTCGAGAACCCGGCTGTTATTCTTACGGTCGGGTAGAGCATCTTCTCATATTCCTCTTGATATGGATTTCTTGGCTCTTTACTCGGCGCCTTGACTATTACTATCTCTTTTGCGTCCTGCGTTATGCGTTGGGCATCCTGAGTTAAGACCCAAGACACAAGACCCACGACGCACAGCGCACACCCCAAAACTAATCCTAATATCCTTTTCATATTATCCCCCTAATCTCCCAATTACCTAATTTCCTAACCTACCTCGCCTCTCATCCGTGCATCCCAGTAATCCTCCATCTCCCGGCGGAATGACGGAGACCAAACATCCGGGTTAAACCCGGCCTGTTCGCCTTCCCGGCGCTCGGACCAACCCAGGAGCCGTTCCGCGCCCATCCGGGCCGCCGGCAGGTTTGACGGCTTACGCCTGGGAAAATGCTCCGCATAATGGCTCCGGCAATAGCCCATCAGCCGGGCTGCCAGCGCCGTCAGGCTCTTGCCCCCGGCCACCTGGCTCTTACATTTATATTCCTTGCACCTCATAATCATGTCTCCTCTTAGGGACTGTTAGCGACCAAGGAGCGTTACAGTCCCTTAGACCCCCGCTTACAGCGAGGGCTTCTTAGTCATTCGCTCTTCACACTCTTCTCTCTTCCCTCCATAAGGTTAATACGCAAAGTGCCCGAATGTTACAGTGGAAAATGAGATTTCTGAGCAGATTCTTACAACTCCTCTTGACAAAAAGGGTTATAATGCTATAATTTTAGCATAAAATATAGGCCCGATGTTCACCCAGCCCATAATCTATGGGCTGGGTTCATCGGGATAACTCGCCCGTACGGGCGAGTAAGAAGATACCGATATGCCTGATGACCGCGCCCCGTTAGAGGCGGCCTGACTTGATAGATTAAGACAGTTTAAAACCTATGACAAACTCCAATGATAACGCCTCTAACGGGGTAAAAACCGACGAATCCCTGGCCATGGCCTACCAGAACGGCGATAACTCAGCGGTAGCCATCCTTATCCACCGGTATGAAAAGCCGCTCTGGAGATTCGCCTTAAGGTCCAGCCAATATAAGGACCGGCAGTTCATTGATGACATTCTCCAGGTTGTCTTCATACTCATCTTCAAATTGCTGAAAGACCGCCGGTTCAGGCCGGAATATGACGGCTCATTCAGAACCTGGGCATTTAATATCTGTAAAAAGATAACGCTCCACGAGAACCAGAGCCGGAAACATCTGGAAAAACCGATTAGCGCCCAGTATCAGGACGAAATCTCCGCGGACATCACGGCCCGCCGGTTTGCCGACTCGCTGGACACCCTGCGCGCCGAGCGGAGGATGGAGAAACTCAAGGCCGCGCTGGACCGGCTCAAGCCCGAAGAGCGCAAACTCATTGACCTGCGTAACCAGGAGCCGCCGGTCCCGTTTGACAAAATTAAGGATATGCCGGAGTTTCCGGGAAGTAATGCTGGACAACTCCGGACTGAACATTGTAGGTTATTGGACAGATTAAGGGAGTATATAGAAGGGATGACGATTCAGATTGT
This sequence is a window from Planctomycetota bacterium. Protein-coding genes within it:
- a CDS encoding sigma-70 family RNA polymerase sigma factor, which translates into the protein MTNSNDNASNGVKTDESLAMAYQNGDNSAVAILIHRYEKPLWRFALRSSQYKDRQFIDDILQVVFILIFKLLKDRRFRPEYDGSFRTWAFNICKKITLHENQSRKHLEKPISAQYQDEISADITARRFADSLDTLRAERRMEKLKAALDRLKPEERKLIDLRNQEPPVPFDKIKDMPEFPGSNAGQLRTEHCRLLDRLREYIEGMTIQIVHPGTERPERTECLLGNLSGA
- a CDS encoding trypsin-like peptidase domain-containing protein translates to MKRILGLVLGCALCVVGLVSWVLTQDAQRITQDAKEIVIVKAPSKEPRNPYQEEYEKMLYPTVRITAGFSTGSGVVISHTQTYILTAAHVVEDQSVVDVELYDFTNITATVVITDTDNDLALLRINRDCFADARNDIVVYSARLAPESYIAYLFTPIYTVGCSLGLKPRPSQGIISAVNTDSWEVSSPILPGNSGGPVYDARTYEVIGIAVWVKTYQGQLVTTMAGIVPINQIYQFLDTHSLRSVQADKHE